Proteins found in one Hymenobacter sp. J193 genomic segment:
- a CDS encoding T9SS type A sorting domain-containing protein: protein MPLGSGAILTLNFTLTAPLVAAPLTLTDVTGRVLLRRLVSAPAGPATLVVPELAGRPAGLYIVRLVIDGRPAQVKVVKQ from the coding sequence GTGCCACTGGGCAGCGGAGCCATCCTCACGTTGAACTTCACCCTGACTGCCCCGCTGGTGGCCGCGCCCCTGACCCTGACCGACGTCACCGGCCGCGTGCTGCTGCGTCGGCTGGTCAGCGCCCCGGCTGGCCCTGCCACGCTGGTCGTGCCCGAGCTGGCTGGTCGCCCCGCCGGCCTCTACATCGTGCGCCTGGTCATCGACGGCCGTCCCGCCCAGGTGAAGGTGGTGAAGCAGTAA